In the genome of Gloeotrichia echinulata CP02, one region contains:
- a CDS encoding Uma2 family endonuclease — translation MIQSLPMTISVDQFLDWYPANSTQLRYELHNRFIKQIPPPTGDHELLIAFLIQQILQECARISKPYLIPKMGFVQSTESESTFLPDILLLNRPNLVNEPKWRNKSTVSQPSSIPLVIEVVSTNWRDDYFTKLGQYEAIGIPEYWIVDYAASGGRKFIGNPKQPTISIYSLVEGEYLVKQFRNGDRIESLTFPDLALTAEQIFQSANPLT, via the coding sequence ATGATTCAATCGCTACCAATGACGATTTCTGTTGACCAGTTTCTAGACTGGTATCCTGCTAATTCAACACAGTTGCGTTACGAACTGCATAATCGATTTATCAAACAAATACCACCACCAACAGGTGATCATGAATTACTTATCGCATTCTTAATCCAGCAAATTTTGCAGGAGTGCGCCCGGATTTCAAAACCCTATTTGATTCCTAAAATGGGGTTTGTTCAATCAACTGAAAGTGAATCTACTTTCTTACCTGACATACTGTTGTTGAATCGCCCCAACTTAGTCAATGAGCCAAAGTGGAGAAATAAATCAACAGTTAGTCAACCGTCATCAATCCCATTAGTTATAGAAGTTGTCAGCACGAACTGGCGTGATGATTACTTTACCAAACTTGGTCAGTACGAGGCTATTGGCATCCCAGAATACTGGATTGTAGATTATGCTGCTAGTGGTGGTAGAAAATTCATTGGTAATCCTAAACAACCAACTATCTCGATTTACTCGTTAGTTGAAGGGGAATACCTTGTTAAGCAATTCCGAAATGGCGATCGCATCGAATCCCTAACTTTTCCAGACTTGGCTCTGACTGCTGAACAAATTTTTCAATCCGCCAATCCACTGACATAG
- a CDS encoding DUF3368 domain-containing protein, giving the protein MIIVSDTSPITNLAAIGQLDLLRQLYSRVIIPQAVYNEMVGVDKVVPGAVEVQQLSWIQTIAVVNSQEVTEIQEKQDNIDLGEAEAIILSKELKADLLLMDERRGRAVATSYGLNVTGLLGVLLQAKKQGLIPAIKPLIDQLIATADFRVSQKLYAIVLLSADEG; this is encoded by the coding sequence GTGATTATAGTTAGCGACACATCACCGATCACAAACTTGGCAGCGATTGGTCAGTTAGATTTACTGCGTCAGTTGTATAGTCGCGTTATCATTCCCCAAGCCGTTTATAACGAGATGGTCGGTGTAGATAAAGTTGTCCCTGGCGCAGTAGAAGTACAACAGCTATCTTGGATTCAGACGATAGCTGTTGTTAATTCTCAAGAAGTTACAGAAATTCAGGAAAAACAGGACAATATTGACTTAGGAGAAGCCGAAGCAATTATTTTATCCAAAGAACTGAAAGCTGACTTGCTATTAATGGACGAACGCCGAGGACGAGCAGTCGCTACAAGTTATGGACTAAATGTAACGGGTCTGTTGGGAGTCTTGCTACAAGCCAAAAAACAAGGGTTAATTCCAGCTATTAAACCATTGATTGATCAGTTAATTGCTACTGCTGACTTTCGGGTTAGCCAAAAGTTGTATGCAATTGTCTTGCTATCTGCTGATGAGGGTTAA
- a CDS encoding UPF0175 family protein, giving the protein MSVIIPDDILRASNMTEDELKLEIGILLYEQGKISSGKVRAWTGITVLEFQHELAKRGLHINYDVEDFQSDVRTLQSMGLL; this is encoded by the coding sequence ATGAGCGTCATAATTCCCGATGACATCCTCCGAGCATCAAACATGACTGAGGATGAACTGAAATTAGAAATTGGCATCTTGCTTTATGAGCAAGGTAAAATTAGCAGTGGCAAAGTTCGAGCCTGGACAGGAATCACAGTACTTGAATTCCAGCATGAACTGGCTAAACGCGGTTTACACATCAACTATGATGTAGAAGACTTCCAATCCGATGTGCGGACACTGCAATCAATGGGCTTGTTGTGA
- the cas3 gene encoding type I-D CRISPR-associated helicase Cas3': MKLFLQPLFSQMNPGVENCPLGCKSECIVTQKAPDLQAPPGCACPLSSHQAQTYGEIIHGDADIICNQAATGDGKTLGANLPALINPEFRIMGLYPTIELVEDQAEQQNKYHTLFGLDAAQRVDRLFGAELSRRVKQANKSNKFQELLLAIQQKPILLTNPDIFHYITHYQYRDPAYGSDQLPLVLAEWPDLWVLDEFHIFGSHQETAALNSLAFIRRSQENQTRPRRFLFTSATPKPDFIEQLRKANFKVAAVEGVYTNEETPGFRQILQAVELEFVELAKDADTLTWLKQNISTIEQILNKESKARGLIIVNSVAKAGQVTRLLDKLLPGVKVREISGRIDRQQRLQVQSDLKDAKQPVLVVGTSAVDVGVDFKIHLLIFESSDSATVTQRLGRLGRHPGFNTYTAFILIPGHTPWVMARLQEKIGFQETVTRDILALAIACAFDPPKEFENYRQRWGALQAQGMFWRMTQENRKVSEIVRQSMTEDLQRLYSQDFKSAHKQWFAMQNNPVGKATQKELLSFRGGSTLQAAVWDSNNFYAYDLLRLLPYARVEIIDSETFLNAANNSGRGEEEFPDDFIQVYLRIQEWTDNRIDNLSFHTNRLSSELAIGELCLIDKLSLIGHPQSDVIKCLQQKQLLTFLVPVNKNKQNSHWEVSRTLNLSPLFGLYRLVDASEQTYACAFNQDALLLESLKWRLKKFTNTRFQSSIF; the protein is encoded by the coding sequence ATGAAGCTTTTTTTACAGCCTCTTTTCTCTCAGATGAACCCAGGCGTCGAGAATTGTCCTTTGGGGTGTAAGTCTGAATGTATTGTCACTCAAAAGGCTCCTGACCTGCAAGCACCACCTGGATGTGCTTGTCCTCTATCATCGCACCAAGCCCAGACCTATGGTGAAATTATACATGGGGATGCAGATATTATTTGCAATCAAGCCGCAACTGGTGACGGTAAGACCCTAGGTGCAAATTTACCAGCATTGATTAATCCTGAGTTTCGGATTATGGGGTTATATCCCACAATCGAACTGGTGGAAGACCAAGCGGAACAGCAAAACAAATATCATACGCTGTTTGGATTGGATGCTGCTCAACGGGTAGACCGTTTATTTGGTGCGGAATTAAGCAGAAGAGTGAAGCAAGCAAATAAGAGTAATAAATTTCAAGAATTACTGCTAGCGATTCAACAAAAGCCGATTTTGCTGACCAACCCTGATATTTTCCATTATATTACTCACTATCAATATCGCGACCCTGCTTATGGTAGCGATCAACTACCGTTAGTATTAGCAGAATGGCCTGATTTGTGGGTCCTTGATGAATTTCATATTTTTGGTAGTCATCAAGAAACTGCAGCTTTAAATAGTTTAGCTTTTATTCGTCGTAGCCAAGAAAATCAAACTCGTCCCCGGCGGTTTTTATTTACTTCCGCAACGCCAAAACCCGATTTTATCGAACAATTACGCAAAGCAAACTTTAAAGTTGCTGCGGTTGAGGGTGTTTATACAAATGAAGAAACTCCGGGTTTTCGCCAAATTCTGCAAGCTGTGGAATTAGAGTTTGTGGAATTAGCCAAAGATGCAGACACCCTGACATGGTTAAAACAAAACATTTCTACCATTGAGCAAATTTTAAATAAAGAGTCAAAAGCCAGAGGATTAATTATTGTTAATTCGGTAGCGAAAGCTGGTCAAGTGACTCGGTTACTAGATAAGTTATTACCAGGGGTAAAAGTTAGAGAAATTAGCGGACGCATCGACAGACAACAAAGATTGCAAGTTCAAAGCGACTTGAAAGATGCTAAACAGCCAGTGTTAGTTGTGGGTACTTCTGCAGTTGATGTTGGTGTAGACTTTAAAATTCATCTGTTAATCTTTGAAAGCAGCGACTCCGCAACAGTAACCCAGCGTTTGGGAAGATTGGGGAGACATCCGGGCTTTAATACCTACACAGCATTTATTTTGATTCCTGGTCATACACCTTGGGTGATGGCTAGACTACAAGAAAAAATTGGTTTTCAAGAAACAGTAACACGGGATATTTTAGCGTTGGCGATCGCCTGTGCTTTTGATCCACCCAAAGAATTTGAAAACTATCGCCAGCGTTGGGGTGCATTACAAGCACAGGGAATGTTTTGGCGGATGACCCAAGAGAACAGAAAAGTTAGTGAAATCGTGCGCCAAAGCATGACAGAAGATTTGCAGCGCTTATATTCCCAAGATTTTAAGTCAGCACATAAACAGTGGTTTGCAATGCAAAATAATCCCGTTGGTAAAGCCACTCAAAAAGAACTATTAAGCTTCCGAGGTGGTTCAACATTACAAGCTGCAGTTTGGGATAGCAATAATTTTTATGCTTACGACTTACTCCGATTATTACCCTATGCGCGAGTAGAAATCATTGACAGCGAGACATTTTTAAATGCAGCTAATAACTCAGGACGAGGCGAAGAAGAATTTCCCGATGATTTTATTCAAGTTTATCTTCGTATCCAAGAATGGACTGATAACAGAATTGATAACCTTAGTTTCCATACCAATCGCCTGAGTAGCGAATTAGCAATTGGCGAACTGTGTTTAATCGATAAATTAAGCTTAATTGGACATCCTCAATCTGATGTCATTAAATGTTTACAACAAAAACAACTACTAACCTTTCTAGTACCAGTCAACAAAAACAAACAAAATAGCCATTGGGAAGTAAGTCGCACCCTAAATCTTAGTCCATTATTTGGTTTATATCGCCTAGTTGATGCTAGCGAACAAACTTACGCCTGTGCATTTAATCAAGATGCACTACTTCTCGAATCTTTAAAATGGCGCTTAAAAAAATTCACCAACACCCGCTTTCAATCCTCCATATTTTAA